The Candidatus Atribacteria bacterium sequence GTCTGTTCTCCGATCATCCATTTAAGAGGGGATTACTTGTGTATCGTTACCATCGGAATGGGTGAAATTGTCCGTCTTACTTTAAATAATAATCCTTTTGGAATAACCGGTGGCCCAAATGGCGTTTTCGGAATTGATTTTCCTTCATTGGGTAATTTTTTTGAAGTGGACAATTCTACTAAATTTTATTATTACATCTGGTTAATAGTAGGCCTAACCATTATAGGTTTAGTGAATTTACAGCGTTCGCGTATAGGCAGAGCTTGGAATTGTATTCGAGAAGATGAAGTGGCTGCCGAGTCTACCGGGATCGATGTCAGATTTTATAAATTATTGGCTTTTGTTTTAGGAGCAAGTTTAGCTGGGATTGCCGGTAATGTTTATGCCAGTAAATTAATGATGGTATCACCGGAAAGTTTTAGTTTTATGGAATCATGTCTGCTCTTTTGTATAGTCTTAATCGGAGGAATGGGTTCTATACCCGGTGTTTTAATCGGAGCTGCTGCTATCAGCCTTTTCCCGGAATTTTTCCGAACTTTTGCCCAATACCGAATGTTGATTTTTGGTACAGCCATGGTGGTTATGATGATCTTCAGACCTGGTGGTATTTGGCCTAGGAAGAGAGAGCCTTCTGAATTCAAAACACTTTTAATAAAACCAGGAGAAGAAAATGGCTAAAGATAATAATATAGAAACTATAATAAGCAGTGAACAAGAAAATAAAGATATGAATGTAAATAATAAAGTTGTGCTGCAAACCGATAAACTGACTAAAAAATTCGGTGGTTTAATCGCAGTAAATAATTTTGACCTTAAGGTGAGTGAAGGAGAAATCAGTAGTTTAATAGGTCCTAATGGTGCGGGAAAAACTACTGTTTTTAATGTAGTGACCGGTATATATAAAGCAGATGGGGGAAAGGTTA is a genomic window containing:
- a CDS encoding branched-chain amino acid ABC transporter permease is translated as MKLDHNKKEKNRLFKNWLGILVAILFIVLPFIINAYWIDVLFFFGIYALLGLSLNIVLGEVGLFDLGHMGFMAIGAYTTAILNTIFGIPVIILIPISAVAAGTFAWLVCSPIIHLRGDYLCIVTIGMGEIVRLTLNNNPFGITGGPNGVFGIDFPSLGNFFEVDNSTKFYYYIWLIVGLTIIGLVNLQRSRIGRAWNCIREDEVAAESTGIDVRFYKLLAFVLGASLAGIAGNVYASKLMMVSPESFSFMESCLLFCIVLIGGMGSIPGVLIGAAAISLFPEFFRTFAQYRMLIFGTAMVVMMIFRPGGIWPRKREPSEFKTLLIKPGEENG